In Amycolatopsis sp. EV170708-02-1, the following are encoded in one genomic region:
- a CDS encoding BTAD domain-containing putative transcriptional regulator, which produces MDFRVLGPVRLQVRGQAVAIGEPRRQAVLAVLLFDAGRTVGVDLLIDRVWGESPPEQVRRSLQAHITRIRRALEQAEPGGARVTRDSGGYRLVARPEQVDVFRFRRLLREHPADVTGLSAALELWEGEPLAGLRGDWAERTRRTLRQEYEAAIVAWADAKIRDGDAAATLTRLTELTDERPLQEPAAAALMRALYAVGRGADALTHYERILRALREELGADPGPELAAVHEAVLRHDLPAAGAAPAPVPAQLPADVAAFTGRAGVLAELDRLADGTAGEPVVVCLTGTAGAGKTATAVHWGHRVRDRFPDGQLYLDLCGYAPGEPMRSSDALAALLSALLPEGTRMPPGQAERAARFRTEVSGRRMLVLLDNAATLEQIRPLLPGTHTCAVVVTSRDSLAGLVALHGAHRIAVDRLSAADAADLLRRLIGTRVDAEPEATGELAERCVRLPLTLRLAAELAVSRQATPLSRLVGELRAAQQTLKLLSSGGDQRAAVRAVFSWSLRQLSEDTIRAFALLGRHPAPVFDSYALAALTGSSFDEARALLDALARAHLVHPAGADRYGMHDLLKAYAAEIESEDDEHAAVDRVYGYYLATIAAAMDRLYPAEANRRPSVASPESAMPVLDDADSARDWLDAELPTVQALAAAGRPEHSVTLSALLFRYLDGHHETAALAVHGHARKAAHVIGDRVAEADALVAVGGHHMQAGRAAPAASDMWAAYALFGEAGNPLGQARALGNVGMIEESAGRYRPAAGYYTRALALFRRLGDLTGQAHQLTRLGTVEARIDRRDEGYEHLREAMALHREAGHRFGEAWVMIGLGELAANDGGPADSCRLHAEAAALFGRLGHRGSEAWAIDGLGRAEALDGRPVDAAAHHRQALDLFRRHGGRDGESWALNGLGEACLACGYPDTAGANHAEALAVATRYGCHEQIARAHRGLARAASDPETVRDHYERAIARYAELGLPAADRTEAELRGRGQ; this is translated from the coding sequence GTGGATTTCCGGGTGCTGGGGCCGGTCCGGCTGCAGGTGCGCGGGCAGGCCGTCGCCATCGGCGAGCCGCGCAGGCAGGCCGTACTCGCCGTGCTGCTGTTCGACGCGGGCCGAACCGTCGGCGTCGACCTCCTGATCGACCGGGTCTGGGGCGAGTCGCCGCCCGAACAGGTGCGTCGTTCCCTGCAGGCGCACATCACGCGGATCCGGCGCGCGCTCGAACAGGCCGAGCCCGGTGGCGCGCGGGTGACCAGGGATTCCGGCGGCTACCGCCTCGTCGCCCGGCCCGAGCAGGTCGACGTCTTCCGGTTCCGGCGTCTTCTCCGCGAGCACCCGGCCGACGTCACCGGGTTGAGCGCGGCACTCGAACTCTGGGAGGGCGAGCCGCTGGCCGGGCTGCGCGGCGACTGGGCCGAACGCACCCGGCGGACGCTGCGCCAGGAGTACGAGGCGGCGATCGTCGCGTGGGCCGACGCCAAGATCCGTGACGGCGACGCGGCGGCGACACTCACCCGGCTGACCGAACTCACCGACGAACGTCCGTTGCAGGAGCCCGCCGCGGCGGCGTTGATGCGGGCGCTCTACGCCGTGGGCCGCGGTGCCGACGCGCTGACCCACTACGAACGGATTCTTCGCGCACTGCGAGAAGAACTGGGCGCGGACCCCGGTCCGGAGCTCGCCGCCGTGCACGAGGCCGTGCTCCGTCATGACCTGCCGGCGGCGGGCGCGGCGCCGGCTCCCGTACCCGCCCAGCTACCCGCCGACGTCGCGGCGTTCACCGGCCGCGCCGGTGTGCTGGCCGAACTGGACCGGCTCGCCGACGGCACCGCCGGAGAACCGGTCGTCGTCTGTCTCACCGGGACGGCCGGGGCCGGCAAGACCGCGACCGCCGTGCACTGGGGTCACCGGGTCCGGGACCGTTTCCCCGACGGGCAGCTGTACCTGGATCTGTGCGGTTACGCCCCCGGCGAGCCGATGCGCTCTTCCGACGCGCTGGCCGCCCTCCTGTCCGCGCTGCTGCCCGAAGGCACGCGGATGCCGCCGGGGCAGGCGGAACGCGCCGCCCGGTTCCGCACCGAGGTGTCGGGCAGGCGGATGCTCGTCCTGCTGGACAACGCGGCGACGCTCGAACAGATCCGGCCCTTGCTCCCCGGTACGCACACCTGCGCCGTGGTGGTCACCAGCCGCGACTCACTCGCCGGGCTGGTCGCGCTCCACGGCGCCCACCGGATCGCCGTGGACCGGCTGTCCGCGGCCGACGCGGCCGACCTGCTCCGGCGGCTGATCGGCACCCGGGTCGACGCCGAGCCCGAGGCCACCGGCGAACTGGCCGAACGGTGTGTCCGGCTGCCGCTCACCTTGCGCCTGGCGGCCGAACTCGCCGTGTCCCGGCAGGCCACCCCGCTGTCCCGGCTGGTCGGCGAACTGCGGGCCGCGCAGCAGACCCTGAAGCTGCTCAGTTCCGGCGGTGACCAGCGGGCAGCGGTGCGGGCGGTGTTCTCGTGGTCGCTGCGACAGCTCAGCGAAGACACCATCCGCGCCTTCGCCCTCCTCGGCAGGCATCCGGCGCCCGTCTTCGATTCGTACGCCTTGGCCGCGCTGACCGGCAGCTCCTTCGACGAGGCCCGGGCCCTGCTGGACGCCCTCGCCCGTGCGCATCTGGTCCACCCCGCCGGTGCCGACCGTTACGGCATGCACGACCTGCTGAAGGCGTACGCCGCGGAGATCGAGAGCGAAGACGACGAGCACGCGGCGGTGGACCGGGTCTACGGCTACTACCTCGCCACCATCGCGGCGGCGATGGATCGCCTTTACCCCGCCGAGGCGAACCGCCGGCCCTCGGTCGCCTCGCCGGAGAGCGCGATGCCCGTGCTCGACGACGCCGACAGCGCGCGGGACTGGCTGGACGCCGAGCTGCCGACCGTCCAAGCGCTGGCCGCGGCGGGCAGGCCCGAACACTCCGTGACGCTGTCCGCGTTGCTGTTCCGCTACCTCGACGGACATCACGAGACGGCGGCGCTGGCCGTCCACGGACACGCCAGGAAGGCCGCCCACGTCATCGGTGACCGCGTCGCCGAGGCGGACGCGCTGGTCGCCGTCGGCGGTCACCACATGCAAGCGGGCCGGGCCGCGCCCGCCGCCTCGGACATGTGGGCTGCGTACGCCTTGTTCGGCGAGGCCGGGAACCCGCTGGGTCAGGCACGCGCGCTGGGCAACGTCGGAATGATCGAGGAGAGCGCCGGACGCTACCGGCCCGCCGCCGGCTACTACACCCGCGCGCTGGCCCTGTTCCGCCGTCTCGGCGACCTGACCGGGCAGGCTCATCAGCTCACCCGGCTGGGCACCGTCGAAGCCCGGATCGACCGCCGGGACGAGGGATACGAGCATCTTCGGGAGGCGATGGCGCTGCATCGGGAGGCGGGCCACCGGTTCGGCGAGGCCTGGGTGATGATCGGGCTCGGGGAGCTCGCCGCGAACGACGGCGGACCGGCCGATTCCTGCCGCCTGCACGCCGAAGCCGCGGCCCTGTTCGGCAGGCTCGGCCACCGCGGCAGCGAGGCGTGGGCCATCGACGGGCTCGGGCGGGCCGAAGCGCTGGATGGCCGTCCCGTCGACGCGGCCGCCCACCATCGTCAGGCGCTCGACCTGTTCCGGCGGCACGGCGGCCGCGACGGCGAATCGTGGGCGCTCAACGGGCTCGGCGAAGCCTGCCTGGCGTGCGGCTACCCGGACACGGCCGGCGCGAACCACGCCGAAGCCCTGGCCGTGGCGACCCGGTACGGCTGCCACGAGCAGATCGCGCGCGCCCACCGTGGGCTCGCCAGGGCCGCCTCCGACCCGGAAACCGTCCGCGACCACTACGAGCGCGCGATCGCCCGCTACGCCGAATTGGGCCTTCCCGCCGCGGACCGCACCGAAGCGGAACTTCGTGGGCGCGGCCAGTGA